GAGGAGCCTGTTGACGTTCAACGTGGGATGATTAGCGATCGCGAAGGCCGCCCGCTGGCGGTTAGCGTACCGGTAAGCGCGATTTGGGTCGATCCGCAAACGACCATCGAAAAGGGTGGGGTGGGATACGGTCCCCGCTGGCAGGCTATGGCCGAGGCTTTACACCTCAATCTCAACGACCTGGCCCACCGTGTTGAAGCGCATCCTCATGCGCGGTTTCTCTATCTGGCTCGCCAGATAAACCCGGAGCAGGCGGAATGGATCGATAAACTTCATCTACCGGGCATTAATCTGCGCGATGAGTCGCGCCGCTTCTATCCGGCTGGTCACGTCGCCGCTAACTTGCTTGGTTTTACCAATATCGACAACCAGGGTATTGAAGGGGTTGAGAAAAGTTTTAATGCCCAGCTAACCGGTAAGCCGGGGCGTCGGCTGGTACGTAAAGACCGTCATGGCAACGTTATTGAAAATATTACCGAAATGGCGGCGGTTCCTGCCCATAATTTGCAGTTGAGCATTGACGAGCGGCTGCAAACGGTGACTGAAGATGCGCTGGACAATGCCGTGCGCTGGAATAAAGCGGAGTCGGGAGCGGCAGTGTTGATTAAAATCGACACCGGAGAAATTTTGTCGATGGCCAGCTATCCGGATTTCAACCCTAATAATCGCGATGATGCGAAGCTGAATGACTTCCGCAACCGTGCGATCAGCGACACCTTTGAGCCCGGTTCAACGGTCAAACCTCTGGTGCTGATGACTGCGCTTCAACAAGGTATCGTACAACCAGATAGCGTGGTGGATACCCACCCCTTTGTGCTGGATGGTCACCGCATTCGCGACGTGGGTTACTATCCGGAATTGACCCTCACCGGCATCCTGCAAAAATCCAGCGATACCGGGGTTTCGCATTTGTCGCTGGCGATGCCGGTCCAGCATCTTATTGATACCTATAAGGCATTCGGTTTTGGCGACTCTACCGGATTGGGGTTGACCGGCGAGAGCGCGGGGCTGATGCCGCAGCGTCGCTATTGGGGGCAACTGGATCGGGCGACTTTCGCCTTCGGTTATGGTCTGATGGTGACGCCGCTTCAGCTAGCACATGTTTATGCCACAATTGGCGGCTATGGCATTGAGCGGCCGCTGTCGATCACGCGCATCGACCCGCCGGTCATTGGCACTCGCGTGATGCCGGAGCAAATCGTACATGAAGTTGAGCACATGATGGAGAGCGTGGCCTTACCGGGCGGCGGCGGGACTAAAGCGGCGGTGCGCGACTATCGGGTGGCGGTGAAAACCGGCACCGCTAAAAAAATCGGTCCGGATGGTAAATACATTGATAAGTACGTTGCCTATACCGCTGGTGTTGCGCCGGCCAGCAACCCGAAATTTGCGCTGGTGGTGGTGATGAACGACCCCAGCAACGGGTCGTATTACGGCGGGGCGGTTTCTGCGCCGGTATTCAGCCAGATCATGGGCGATGTCCTGTGCCTGGAGAACGTTATGCCGGATGGAATGCCGCAGGATTCAGAAAACCTCATCGTAATGCACAACGGCGAGGCCTTTTCCCCCGCGCTGTAACAGTGGTCTGAAAGGGCGAATAGCGCTACACTTTCGCCCTTTCAGCGACACCGGAGTTGTCATGTCTTACAGTTGCCCACTTTGCCACGCGCCGCTTGAGCGCCGCGACAATAGCTATATTTGCCCACAGCGGCATCAGTTCGATCTGGCGAAGGAGGGCTACGTTAATTTGCTGCCGGTACAGTTTAAGCGGTCTCGCGATCCTGGCGACAGCGCGGAGATGATGCAGGCCCGTCGGGCGTTTCTCGATGCGGGTCATTATCAACCTCTGCGAGATGCTATTAGTGCTTATCTGCAAACCTTCGCTCCGATTGATTTACTGGATATCGGCTGTGGGGAAGGGTATTACACTCATGCTTTTGCTGCCATAGCCGCCCATAGCTGGGGGCTGGATGTTTCTAAATCCGCTATTCGCGCCGCGGCTAAACGTTATCCGCAAGTCAATTTTTGCGTCGCATCCAGCCAGCGCTTGCCGTTTGACGATGCCAGCCTTGATGCGGTCGTGCGAATTTATGCCCCGTGTAATGCTCAAGAATTGGCGCGTGTTGTCAGGCCCGGCGGCTGGGTGATCACCGCGACGCCTGGTCCGCGTCATTTATTGGAACTCAAAGGATTAATTTACGACGACGTGCGCCTGCATGAGCAGAACACGGAAGAGATGACGGGATTCACGTTATGCCACCAGCAGCAGCTGGCCTATCCGATGCAGCTAAATGGAAGTGAGGCAGAAGCGTTACTACAGATGACGCCGTTTGCGTGGCGGGCAAAACCGGCAGTTCGAGAAGCCTTACGTCAGCAGGAACTATTTGGCTGCCAGACCGATTTTGCTATTCACTGCTGGCAGCGCGATGCCTGATGGCTAGCCGGCAAAATGGCTCCAGAGTATTTGGGCGCCAATGCCAATCAGAACGATACCACCCAGTATTTCGGCCCGTTTGCCCAGCAGCGGGCCGATAAAGCGTCCTACCATAATGCCCAGCGTCGACATCATCAACGTGGCACAACCGATGGCCAGCGCGGTGGCGATAATATTGACCTGCAAGAACGCCAGACCAACGCCGACAGCCATGGCATCAAGACTGGTGGCGAAAGCGGTGGTGACCAGCAGCCAGAAACCGTGACGGCGGGGAGCTTCACACTCTTCGTCGTCGCTGCCGCGAAATCCTTCAATAACCATACGACCGCCGAGAAACACCAGCAGTATGAAGGCAATCCAGTGATTCCATTCAAGAACAAACTGGCTGGCCAGCATCCCCATGCCCCAACCG
This Klebsiella sp. RHBSTW-00484 DNA region includes the following protein-coding sequences:
- the ftsI gene encoding peptidoglycan glycosyltransferase FtsI, translated to MQKNKIKSAANFTPIRFGLLCVAILSCLGLLLARVGWLQIVSPDKLVKQEDMRSLREEPVDVQRGMISDREGRPLAVSVPVSAIWVDPQTTIEKGGVGYGPRWQAMAEALHLNLNDLAHRVEAHPHARFLYLARQINPEQAEWIDKLHLPGINLRDESRRFYPAGHVAANLLGFTNIDNQGIEGVEKSFNAQLTGKPGRRLVRKDRHGNVIENITEMAAVPAHNLQLSIDERLQTVTEDALDNAVRWNKAESGAAVLIKIDTGEILSMASYPDFNPNNRDDAKLNDFRNRAISDTFEPGSTVKPLVLMTALQQGIVQPDSVVDTHPFVLDGHRIRDVGYYPELTLTGILQKSSDTGVSHLSLAMPVQHLIDTYKAFGFGDSTGLGLTGESAGLMPQRRYWGQLDRATFAFGYGLMVTPLQLAHVYATIGGYGIERPLSITRIDPPVIGTRVMPEQIVHEVEHMMESVALPGGGGTKAAVRDYRVAVKTGTAKKIGPDGKYIDKYVAYTAGVAPASNPKFALVVVMNDPSNGSYYGGAVSAPVFSQIMGDVLCLENVMPDGMPQDSENLIVMHNGEAFSPAL
- the rlmA gene encoding 23S rRNA (guanine(745)-N(1))-methyltransferase, translating into MSYSCPLCHAPLERRDNSYICPQRHQFDLAKEGYVNLLPVQFKRSRDPGDSAEMMQARRAFLDAGHYQPLRDAISAYLQTFAPIDLLDIGCGEGYYTHAFAAIAAHSWGLDVSKSAIRAAAKRYPQVNFCVASSQRLPFDDASLDAVVRIYAPCNAQELARVVRPGGWVITATPGPRHLLELKGLIYDDVRLHEQNTEEMTGFTLCHQQQLAYPMQLNGSEAEALLQMTPFAWRAKPAVREALRQQELFGCQTDFAIHCWQRDA
- the mntP gene encoding manganese efflux pump MntP — its product is MNISATILLAFGMSMDAFAASIGKGATLHKPKFSEALRTGLIFGAIETLTPLVGWGMGMLASQFVLEWNHWIAFILLVFLGGRMVIEGFRGSDDEECEAPRRHGFWLLVTTAFATSLDAMAVGVGLAFLQVNIIATALAIGCATLMMSTLGIMVGRFIGPLLGKRAEILGGIVLIGIGAQILWSHFAG